In Ruegeria sp. YS9, the genomic window CGTCGCGGGTGATCTGCGCGGCCTTCTTGTTGTTGATCAACTCGCCATAAGCCTTGATCCCCTTGAGGATCGCGGCCCAGAACCCGGCCACATGGGTGCCCCCTTCGGGCGTCGGCACGGTGTTGCAGTAGGATTGGATGAAGCCGTCGCGCGAGGGCGTCCAGTTGATCGCCCATTCGACCTTGCCGGGGGTTCCGAATTTCTCCTGAAAATCCACGGTTCCGGCAAAGGGTTGGTCGGCATAGGTCGACGAGCCATTCATCGTCTCTTTCAGGTAGTCCGACAGCCCGCCGGGGAAGTGGAAGGTGGCCTCGGTGGGGGTTTCGCCGTCGTCTATGGCGGATTTCCAGCGGATTTCCACGCCCGAGAACAGGTAGGCTTTGGAGCGGATCGACTTGAACAGGCGGGCGGGTTTGAACCGGTGGTGTCCGAATATCTGGTCGTCAGCGTGGAAGGTGACTGTGGTGCCGCGCCGGTTGGGGGCGGCGCCGACCTTTTCGACAGGTCCCAGCGGGACACCGCGCGAGAAACGTTGTTCGTACAGTTGCTTGTCGCGGGCGACCTGAACGACCATCGAATCCGACAGCGCGTTCACCACCGAGGCGCCCACGCCGTGCAACCCGCCCGAGGTCTGATACGCTTTGCCCGAGAACTTGCCGCCCGCATGCAGGGTGCACAGGATCACCTCGAGCGCGGATTTGTCAGGAAACTTGGGGTGCGGATCGATCGGAATGCCGCGCCCATTGTCGCGCACGGTCAGGGCGTAATCGGGGTGCAGTTCCACCTCGATCCGGTTGGCGTGGCCGGCCACGGCCTCGTCCATCGAGTTGTCGAGGATCTCGGCCACCATATGGTGCAAAGCGCGCTCATCCGTGCCGCCGATATACATGCCGGGTCGCTTGCGGACCGGTTCCAAACCTTCGAGCACCTCGATCGAGGAGGCGTCATAAGTTGTGGTCGCTTCTGGCGTCAACAGATCGTCGGGCATGGGTGCTGCTCTTGTTTTTGAGTTTCCCCCATTATGGCAGGTGATGTGGTCCGGGGGAAGAGGGGCGCGAGGTGTTGTGGGTGGTTTAAAGGCGCGGGGCCGCGGTTTGCTTGCACAATTTGGCGGACGTCATGATCGGCGGTCTTGCTTGAAACCACCACCCCCGGCCATGGCGCGGGAAGGTTCTGTACTGCAGTTATCGCTAGATGGTCGGGGCCTGTATTCCCTTCGCATTTTTCACGGCAAACCCGTCCGATACAACCAGCGACACGTCAAATACCGTTATGCGATCGGATGCAAGTCAGCCTTGCGACGCCTCGGGCTCATTGACGGAATCGCATTAAAAATATATCGTGAAGGCAGACTCCCAAATTATCTTTCTATTGGTTCCAAGCGTTCAAGAGTTACGTTTATTCGTAATTGGAAGGCTGCTATGGCTACGTTTCAGGACGTTCAGGCAGCAGTGCATGATATTGCTGCCCGTTTGAATGTCACCCCAGAGCTTGCTCGTGCTGCGCTGATTAACCCCGTGTTGGCGCTTGAGGAACTTGGGTTCGATCTGGATCTTTCAGGTCGGCTCGAGCTGGAGGACAGAGCGCGGTTTTCCAAGAAACAGATCGTCGAACGCAAAAGCTTGCGGAAAAAGATTTTCGCCGCGTCCGGGCATGAATTTGACCCCGGGCAGGAACAGGATCTGGCTGTGGTGCTTTTCGACGAGTTGAAGCTGGTCGATGATGCTTCAAAACGCCCTGACCTGTCTCCGTTGTCCTTGCCGACGCGAAAAGTGCGTTCTTCCACCTCCAAAGTGAAGGTGGCCAGGGTCAAGGCATCGGAAATCGCGCGCCGGTTTCCCGGGAAAGCCAAGGGCAAATCCGTCGCCGGACTCGATCCAAGTCTGATCGAGCCCGCGAAGATTCCCGACCCGCTGGAAGCACTGGGCAAGGCGCACAAAATCATCGCTCCGCTGCTTGCCTACCGGCAACTTGATGCGTCGACACCGCGTTTTGCGACCGAGGCGCTGTATCGTGCCGTGCGAACCGGGAAACGCAGGCTGGTCAATATCACGCCCCGCGCCGTTGTCACCGGCACTGCTTGAAGACACCCGGGCGCGATTCCCTCGCGCCGTCACACCGAGGACGTCAGGATGGCAAATACAAGAGGATATGAAGTTGTCGTCGAAGCCTCGGAAGAGGTCCTGCGAAAGGTCATTCGGGGGGCGTGGAAGTCCGCGGAATGCGACGATGATCCCGGCGATGAAGGCCGCATTCCCGAATTCATGGATGTTCCCGCAGGTGAAACCTTTGGCGGTTTCGTCGTAGCTGACGGGTCGGTTCAGATTCCCGAAGACCAGTTGGACGCCAGCCTGCGCCCGGACATCACCGGTGCCGAAATTCAACTTGGTGTCCTGATCCAGATCGAAATCGAAAACCCCCCGGTTCCTTCCGCGCAAATGCTGACGATGACGGCCGATCTTGCTGCGGCTGCGCCGATCGGTCTGATCCCCGGGCGGCAGGATGTGGGATGGCTGTTGGACGGTCTGCCTCGCAGCCAGGTGTCCGCAACGCTGACCAGCGGCGATCCGATTGCGTCCAACATCGAATTGTTCGCAAGTGAATTCGTGGACAAAGCCTATGAGAACG contains:
- the parE gene encoding DNA topoisomerase IV subunit B, with the translated sequence MPDDLLTPEATTTYDASSIEVLEGLEPVRKRPGMYIGGTDERALHHMVAEILDNSMDEAVAGHANRIEVELHPDYALTVRDNGRGIPIDPHPKFPDKSALEVILCTLHAGGKFSGKAYQTSGGLHGVGASVVNALSDSMVVQVARDKQLYEQRFSRGVPLGPVEKVGAAPNRRGTTVTFHADDQIFGHHRFKPARLFKSIRSKAYLFSGVEIRWKSAIDDGETPTEATFHFPGGLSDYLKETMNGSSTYADQPFAGTVDFQEKFGTPGKVEWAINWTPSRDGFIQSYCNTVPTPEGGTHVAGFWAAILKGIKAYGELINNKKAAQITRDDLITGGCALVSCFIREPEFVGQTKDRLATVEAQRLVENAVRDHFDNWLAADTKSAGAILDFLILRAEERLRRRAEKETQRKSATKKLRLPGKLVDCSSSTREGTELFIVEGDSAGGSAKMGRDRKTQALLPLRGKILNVLGAASSKLGTNAEINDLTQALGVGLGSKFNLDDLRYDKVIIMTDADVDGAHIASLLMTFFFTQMRPMIDAGHLYLACPPLYRLTQGAKRVYCLDEAERDEWLKKGLGGKGKIDVSRFKGLGEMDAKDLKETTMDPASRKLIRVTIDEDEPGETGDLVERLMGKKPELRFQYIQENARFVEELDV